A region from the Volucribacter amazonae genome encodes:
- the nagE gene encoding N-acetylglucosamine-specific PTS transporter subunit IIBC has product MRILTYLQRIGTALMVPVAALPAAAILMGIGYWIDPDGWGANSQVAALLIQSGAAIIDNMALLFAVGVAFGMSKDKHGSAALSGLVGWLVVTTLLSPNVIAQLEAIPVDQVPAAFGKVKNQFVGILIGVISAEIYNRFYQVELPKALSFFNGKRLVPIVVSVVMIFVSFVLIYIWPVIFNALVSFGESITGLGAVGAGIYGFLNRLLIPVGLHHALNSVFWFDVAGINDIPNFLGGAKSLAEGTAVLGKTGMYQAGFFPIMMFGLPAAALAIYHSAKPAKKAAIGSIMLAAAVSSFFTGVTEPLEFAFMFVAPVLYVIHALLTGISLFIAATMHWIAGFGFSAGLVDLVLSAQNPLATKWYMLLVQGLVFAVIYYFIFRFCIKAFNLKTPGREDEEDNTQAVSHSAQPTSREQRVNEIIAALGGKQNLKTVDACITRLRLTLVDRSKIDENYLRQLGSKGNVKIGEDGLQVILGAEAELISDRIKQLL; this is encoded by the coding sequence ATGCGTATTCTCACTTATTTACAACGCATAGGTACCGCACTTATGGTACCTGTTGCAGCATTACCAGCTGCGGCGATACTTATGGGTATAGGTTATTGGATCGATCCTGATGGTTGGGGAGCGAATAGCCAAGTTGCCGCGTTATTAATTCAATCCGGTGCGGCAATCATTGATAATATGGCATTACTCTTTGCTGTGGGTGTTGCCTTTGGTATGTCAAAAGATAAACATGGCTCGGCAGCACTTTCAGGCTTAGTTGGCTGGCTCGTAGTTACCACATTATTATCGCCGAATGTTATCGCACAACTTGAGGCGATCCCCGTAGATCAAGTTCCTGCCGCCTTTGGTAAAGTAAAGAACCAATTTGTTGGTATCTTAATTGGGGTAATTTCGGCAGAAATCTATAATCGTTTCTATCAAGTTGAATTACCAAAAGCCTTATCTTTCTTTAATGGTAAACGCCTTGTCCCTATTGTTGTGTCAGTAGTGATGATTTTTGTTTCCTTTGTATTAATTTACATTTGGCCTGTGATTTTCAACGCATTAGTGAGTTTCGGTGAGTCTATTACAGGTTTAGGTGCAGTGGGAGCAGGGATTTATGGTTTCCTTAACCGTTTATTGATTCCAGTTGGATTGCATCATGCCCTCAATTCCGTATTCTGGTTTGATGTAGCAGGTATCAATGATATTCCAAATTTCCTTGGTGGTGCAAAATCCTTAGCGGAAGGTACGGCAGTATTAGGTAAAACGGGTATGTATCAAGCAGGTTTCTTCCCAATTATGATGTTTGGTTTACCTGCCGCTGCGTTAGCCATTTACCACAGTGCCAAACCGGCGAAAAAAGCCGCCATTGGCTCAATTATGTTAGCTGCCGCTGTGTCTTCTTTCTTTACTGGCGTTACTGAACCTCTTGAGTTTGCCTTTATGTTTGTTGCCCCTGTTCTTTATGTAATTCACGCTTTACTCACAGGGATTTCATTATTTATCGCGGCAACGATGCATTGGATTGCTGGCTTTGGCTTTAGTGCGGGTCTCGTTGACTTAGTGCTTTCCGCTCAAAATCCATTGGCAACAAAATGGTATATGCTATTAGTGCAAGGTCTTGTATTTGCGGTAATTTACTACTTTATCTTCCGTTTCTGTATTAAAGCCTTTAATCTAAAAACCCCGGGTAGAGAAGATGAAGAAGATAATACTCAAGCGGTTTCTCATTCAGCACAACCTACTTCTCGTGAACAACGTGTTAATGAAATTATTGCGGCATTAGGTGGTAAACAAAATTTAAAAACTGTGGACGCTTGTATCACACGTTTACGTTTAACTTTGGTAGATCGCAGTAAAATTGATGAAAATTATCTTCGTCAATTAGGCTCAAAAGGCAATGTGAAAATTGGTGAAGATGGATTACAGGTTATTTTAGGGGCAGAGGCTGAATTAATTTCAGATCGTATTAAACAATTATTATAG
- a CDS encoding serine/threonine transporter, translated as MSVSKSSTGWNKFDVIWMLNLFGTAVGAGVLFLPINAGMGGFWPLVIMVILVGPMTYLAHRGLARFVLSSSKPGSDITEVVEEHFGKTAGKVITLLYFFAIFPILLIYGNGITNTVDSFITHQLALPSPNRAILSFILIAGLISVMLMNENVMLKITEFLVYPLVLILLGLSLYLIPHWNSTMLSELPTAEAFITTLWLTIPVLVFSFNHSPAISAFSQSQLRQYQDPKLTEQYASRTLKGTASILLAFVMFFVFSCVLTLTPQELALAREQNISILSFLANKFDNPYISYFGPLVAFLAITSSFFGHYLGAKEGLEGLLLKMRQSQQPINRKKLQYITALFFLFSLWGVAIINPSILGLIESLGGPIIAMILFIMPMYAIRKIPAMQAYQGKLSNVFVSIMGVIAISAVVYNLF; from the coding sequence ATGTCTGTGTCAAAATCTTCCACTGGTTGGAATAAATTCGATGTTATTTGGATGTTAAACTTATTTGGTACTGCCGTTGGAGCAGGGGTGTTATTTTTGCCGATTAACGCAGGTATGGGCGGTTTTTGGCCATTGGTTATTATGGTTATTTTAGTAGGACCAATGACATATCTTGCTCATCGTGGGTTAGCTCGTTTTGTATTATCTTCAAGTAAACCGGGTAGCGATATAACAGAAGTCGTTGAAGAGCATTTTGGTAAAACAGCTGGTAAAGTGATTACTTTGCTTTATTTTTTTGCTATTTTTCCTATTTTACTTATTTATGGTAATGGTATTACTAATACGGTAGATTCTTTTATTACGCATCAATTAGCCTTACCCTCACCAAATCGAGCAATATTATCATTTATTTTAATTGCAGGGCTTATTTCAGTAATGTTGATGAATGAAAACGTTATGCTCAAGATTACTGAATTTTTAGTTTATCCGTTAGTGCTTATTTTGTTAGGGTTATCTCTTTATTTAATTCCGCATTGGAATAGCACAATGTTGAGTGAACTTCCTACGGCAGAAGCTTTTATAACTACATTATGGCTGACGATTCCCGTATTAGTTTTTTCGTTTAATCATTCGCCTGCTATTTCAGCGTTTTCACAATCTCAGTTACGGCAATATCAAGATCCTAAATTAACAGAACAATATGCTAGCCGAACCTTAAAAGGCACAGCGAGTATATTGCTGGCTTTTGTTATGTTTTTTGTTTTTAGTTGTGTATTAACTTTAACACCACAAGAATTGGCGTTAGCGAGAGAACAAAATATCAGCATATTATCTTTTTTAGCCAATAAATTTGATAATCCCTATATTTCTTATTTTGGACCATTAGTGGCATTTCTTGCGATTACAAGTTCATTTTTTGGACATTATCTTGGAGCAAAGGAAGGATTAGAAGGTTTGTTGTTAAAAATGCGACAATCTCAACAGCCGATAAATCGTAAAAAATTGCAATATATTACCGCACTTTTCTTTTTATTCTCACTATGGGGCGTTGCGATTATTAATCCAAGTATTTTAGGTTTGATTGAATCTCTCGGTGGACCGATTATTGCGATGATTTTATTTATTATGCCTATGTATGCTATTCGCAAAATTCCTGCTATGCAAGCTTATCAAGGAAAGCTAAGTAATGTTTTTGTTAGCATTATGGGAGTTATAGCGATTTCAGCAGTTGTTTATAACTTATTTTAA